From Pseudomonadota bacterium, a single genomic window includes:
- the rplD gene encoding 50S ribosomal protein L4, producing MQINSHGGAAVEVSEVAFGREYNEALVHQVVTAYMASGRRGTKAQRNRSAVRGGGKKPWRQKGTGRARAGTIRSPIWVGGGRAFAASPRSHKQKVNRKMYRGAMQSILSELVRRDRFVLVDEFAVEAPKTKMLVDKLKGMEISDCLIVLEGYDENIYLASRNLPNVSVLEASAVDPVSLLRFENVLMSVAAVRRLEEKWG from the coding sequence ATGCAAATTAACAGCCACGGCGGCGCGGCCGTCGAAGTGTCCGAAGTTGCATTCGGTCGAGAGTATAACGAAGCCCTGGTGCATCAGGTGGTGACGGCCTACATGGCGTCTGGCCGTCGCGGTACCAAGGCGCAGCGTAACCGCTCGGCGGTGCGCGGCGGTGGTAAGAAGCCTTGGCGTCAAAAAGGCACTGGTCGAGCTCGTGCAGGCACCATCCGTAGCCCGATCTGGGTGGGCGGTGGACGCGCTTTTGCGGCCTCACCTCGCAGCCACAAGCAAAAAGTGAATCGCAAAATGTATCGCGGTGCCATGCAGTCGATTTTGTCTGAGTTGGTGCGTCGCGATCGATTTGTACTGGTCGACGAATTTGCGGTCGAAGCGCCGAAAACGAAAATGCTGGTCGACAAACTCAAAGGCATGGAAATTTCGGATTGTTTGATCGTGCTGGAAGGCTACGATGAAAACATTTATCTGGCCTCGCGTAACCTGCCCAATGTGAGCGTGCTCGAAGCCAGCGCGGTTGATCCGGTCAGCCTGCTTCGCTTCGAGAACGTGTTGATGAGCGTTGCCGCAGTGCGTCGACTTGAGGAGAAATGGGGATGA
- the rplC gene encoding 50S ribosomal protein L3: MTIGVVGRKRGMTRVFMDDGRSVPVTVIEALPNRVTQIKSAESDGYRALQVSTGARRASRVTKAQAGHFAKAKTEAGRGLWEFRLNDEEGADIELGASLTVDMFEEGQAIDVTGTTIGKGFAGTVKRHNFHMQDATHGNSLSHRAPGSIGQCQTPGRVFKGKKMSGHMGNVRRTQPNLEVVRVDAERSLLLVKGSVPGSKGSDVIVKPSTRGKG; this comes from the coding sequence ATGACGATTGGTGTAGTTGGCCGCAAACGCGGCATGACTCGTGTGTTTATGGACGACGGCCGTTCCGTGCCCGTTACCGTAATCGAGGCATTGCCTAACCGAGTGACACAAATCAAATCTGCGGAGTCCGATGGCTACCGCGCACTGCAGGTGTCGACCGGCGCCCGCAGAGCTTCTCGCGTTACCAAAGCCCAGGCCGGCCACTTCGCCAAAGCGAAGACCGAAGCAGGTCGTGGCCTTTGGGAGTTTCGTCTGAATGACGAAGAGGGCGCCGACATCGAATTGGGCGCTTCGTTGACCGTCGATATGTTCGAAGAAGGTCAGGCCATTGATGTCACCGGCACAACCATCGGTAAAGGGTTTGCCGGTACGGTCAAACGCCACAATTTCCACATGCAGGATGCCACGCACGGCAACTCGCTGTCGCACCGCGCGCCGGGTTCCATCGGTCAGTGTCAAACACCGGGTCGTGTATTCAAGGGCAAGAAAATGTCCGGCCACATGGGTAATGTGCGCCGCACTCAGCCCAATCTTGAGGTGGTGCGAGTCGATGCCGAACGCAGCCTCCTGCTGGTCAAAGGTTCAGTTCCTGGCTCAAAAGGCAGCGACGTGATCGTCAAGCCGTCGACGCGAGGGAAAGGGTAA